The sequence tggTATTGCAGTATCTCCAGGAACggtgcactaaaaaaaaaaaaaaaaaaaaaaaaaaaaaaaaaaaaaaaaaaggcgattcgaagtgctttatgtccctctcggcacttcgtcgtttttcatagaccggaagccTCTATAGAGctcgcccgctctatgtagatacagacaagttattcttcactcaggaggataattgagattgttgacagagataattttacaccaatgaggactaatttatgaatgaatatattgatttgagctaataaatgactttactttatttattacttagtgtccctttaaagaagggGTTCGTCATTTTGGAAAATGTACTTATTTGCTCTAAGGAGGAGGGATCAATTAGAGGCTGTCCAACGGTTGAAAACGTAAACagataaatgaattaaaaaacaactaCAGCTCACTGGTTATCttgtaatattttttatatatttcattGAAAAAGAACACAGAGTGCAGAAAGAAGATGTACGTTCCCTTTCGCTGTGAGACGACTTCCTGGAGTATCAGCTTCTTGACTAAACTTCTACATTTATTTTCTAACTGAGCTCTACCGGCTATTATTTAAGCATTTTCTAATgtgcatgtgtatgtatgtacacACAACTCAATTTTTATATTTATCATAAAAAGGTTCAAAAGTGATGATTTACACAAGCGGAACTTTCACACGTGCTGTTGGTGTTAAATTTACACACCGATTGTTTTCAGATTACGCAAACTGTTATTTCCTCAAAATGTTTGACACAGCGGCTTCAAACCCCATCGACTGTACTTTAGTTTATATGTCGTCTTTAGGAACGAGAAGATGTGGAGTTTTCAAAACcttctgtccatcctctgcAGTGAGTTACATCTTGTTTAACTTTTAATTTCCACAGATCAGGACCGATCGTGAATAAATGCAACTTTCATGAAAATTTGGTTCTAAGGACTTGATATTCAAACTAATAAGTATAGATAATAAATTAATGTtgtcttctctttctctttccagCTCTTCTGAGTTGTGTGACCAGTGCAGCAGGAGTGATCCATGTGTTTGGATATGAGGGCAGAGATGTTCAGGTTTCCTGCTCCTATGAGTCTGGTTATGAGGATTATGAGAAGTACCTGTGTAAGAACAACTGTGGCAACAGTGATGTTCTTCTTACAACATCTGAGAGAAATAAAACCAAATACTCCATCTATGATGACAAGAAGACAAGAATCTTCACAACGACCATCTCTGATCTTCGTTCTATCGATGCTGGGAAATACTGGTGTGGGGTGACAAAGACTGGAAAGGATTTTTACACCGAAGTACAACTAGAAACAACAAAAGGTAATTCATAAAAGTTTCTACAACTTAATTTCTGGTTTGTTGTTGAGTAAAATTCAAATGTAAGGGATTAATAAATACAAGAGGTGGAAGTGCTATAAAACTAGGACCGGGACAGGATTTGCACTCTCGCCACAACAGACCACCACACCTCTGCTCTGTTAAGTAGATCATTTTCAGCATCTATTACTGCATGTAATGTAGttgcaaaaaacacacaaataaaaacgATAATCACAGACAACACAGTCCTGAGTACTGTATAGagtgaaattaaaacaaaacatgttaaTTTCTGTTTGTAAAATTTTAATTTAAGTGAAGAAGATCCATACAAATGTAGAAAGATGCAGCCTGACATGAGACACTGTTTCACTGTTTGTGAACAGATCCGATGGTCCAGAACCAGACTGTGAAATTACACTTGGGACAAATAAAGCTATAGCAAAACAGACACGGAAGTGAACTTCCTAGAGTTCAGATGTGTAACATTGTTGTATGTGAAGGAAATATAAACATCAAACATAAAGTAGAAATGTCTTTTGGGACACCTTTATTCAGCTGTAACATCTTCTGTGAGTGTTTATTTTCTGAACAGACAGCTGCTGTGAAGATGTGATTAAACTCTAAGGTTTGAACCTTCCTCGTAGGTTCAATGTCCATCAGTTGTCCCTATGAGTCTCAGTATACCAACAACCTGAAGTACATCTGCAGAGGAAACCAGTCCTCCACATGTCTGCAGCAGGCAGTAATCACCTCTGACAACACACGAAAAAGACGATTCAGGCTCACTGATGACAACGTATCAAGATTCACAGTGAACATTAGCAGTCTGACTCTAGAAGATTCTGGGTTGTACCTTTGTGGTGTTCACAGAAACACAGGACTGGATGATTTCTCTGCTGTTCACTTGGAAGTCAGAGGTGAGAGGTCATAATTACACATCACAGTATGCAAATGAGCTAAAAGAACAAAGAGCTTCGAGTGAAATTGTTATCCAGACATTCGTTATCTCTCTGAATATTTCAGTTTTAGTAATAGATAATCTCTCTGTCTATCAGAATGGTGCTGTGTGAAGTCAGAGGCATTGTGGGACATCCAGTAACTTTGCAGTGTCCCTATCCACCTCAAcaccagaaaaacaggaagttcCTCTGTAAAGGAGACCAACGCAACAACTGCAGAGACATGACGAGTCAAAGCAGGTTCACACTTCACAATGCCTCCTCCAACTCTTTCTCAGTGACCATCGCAGAGCTGGAAGCAGGTGATGCTGGAACGTACTGGTGTGGCTCAGACTCACAGTGGAGTTTTGGAAACTACACCAAGATTCACTTGTCACAGGGTAAGATaattagaaaataataaaaaatatgagtaaaaaaacaataaatgagaCTGTAGAATTATAGGTTCAAACTTTGATCCAAAGACTTGTGTCCTGATGCATTTTAAGTGAAATAAACAGAATATATTATTATTCTGAGATATTAAAAGTCAATTTGGTGTAATACTTTTCTCTGACAGTGATCCTGACCACAACTGCTGGAGGGGTTACATCTCCATCACAAAATGTCCCAAGTAAATTCATTTCACATTTGTGTGTTTATTAGAATTAGTTGTTTTGTTACACCTCTGTAAGGAGGATCAAAAATGAAGTCCCTAATGTAAACTATCTAATCTTATATGCAGAGTTGATTTAAGGTTGAGTTGATGCCAGTGGCTCTCAGCCTGAGAGGATGAGTCCCCAAAGAGCCACTGCCGGGTATGTGCAGATGAGCAGGGGTAACATGTATTGCTTGGATATGATCTGAATTAATGAACATGAGTTACAAGtataaactagaaagctgcaagcagctgtgagcgggaccgaggtgtgcgtacgttgggatgtgtgTACGTTGGGGCATaggctggacgctggagctgcagctctgcccacacgcacgataccctctgcgtacgtacgagcacataataaccccaatgcggaggggtttttgaacatttctagggggcgccactgagccattttgctccgcccacacacaataccctttaaatacgtacgaggtcgtcaagGTGGACGTGtatgccaagtttcatgaccttgcaaTGATGAtgaggctttcaaatcacaaacgccatcacacgattttcaccgcctggccacgcccacactgttCAGATTTTGGAAAAGTAtttccatgaagttttgcccccatgtcttaagagtaacctggctaagtttgaagcttgtagcattacatttgtaggaggagtttgataaaatgtgaggtgtggaaaaaaaagacatttccgactaccattaggtggcgctgtaggtggatatcacaattctatatgtgcgcgttcaggctgggtccagcaatcaccgtatgaagtttgggacagattggataatgtatgtgggagttataagcgacttaatttttcatggcgagtcataaatttgaggcgtcgccattgccacgccctttgaggtttgaaaaagtttttccatgattttatccccccatgtcttaggAATTACCTGGCAAAGTTTGAagctttgaaaaagtttctccatgaatttcccccccatgtcttaggagtaacctggccaagtttgaagtctgtagcacgaaatctgtaggacaagttcaatcttatgcaaggcgtagaatcggtcaaaaatggcacgaaaatgcactttccatccaaaatggccgccttcctgtggacatgggaccatggcggcatgacacttttttgtgcgtctgggcatgatgattgagtgtaccgaatttcgtcgtccaaCGCAAAagtaaccccaatgcggggaccatttttaagcatcgaagggggcgctacagagtcaatgagcgactcccaaaaatataaagtttagattctttcatgtcgtcgactggcacgtggcgctcgcgaaatttcctgagtttcgcataccttttgcaaagaataagaataatggagaaaaataaaaataataataaaccttacagatacaatagggtccttgcagtttcactgctcggtccctaaataTTTCAGTCATGTCCAGAGTACATGTCTGTAAACAGACCCTGAAGCTCTGTGATGCTGAATTTGTCATTTAGCCATAACAAGTTTTCCCTGTTGAGTGTAGCCCAGTCGATCGTTTCATAAGTAGCTTACAAGAAGTTTTGCCATTATTTTGAACATAGAGTCGTTGTTTTGACTGCTAACagggttttttttcattccaatTACATCAATTAAACCCCCTTAACTATACTCAGGAGCAGTATGGCCTTTAAACAGCAGTCGTGTCACTTGAGTCGTCCTACATCTGTATAGTACTtatatttcctcttttttttgtttttttcagttccCTATCATTGTTACTGTCATGTGACAGAcacagtgtgtatgtgtgttagaCTGCAGGCCTATAGAGTATAGGCCACATGTTTGGTGTAATTTCTTGTGCACCATGCATTCTAccactgtgtgtgtatgtgtgtttgtaaaGTGTGCTGTGTATACTTATGGTGTTTTGTATTTTCCTCTTTCTAGATATGACTTTATTTTATGTTCTACCTGCAGTCCTGGTTCTACTGTTGATCCTAGCATTTGTCCTTCTgatggtttttaaaaaaaatctaagaaaGTTGCAAGGTAAATTCTACATGTGAGAACATGTgaccacactcacacacactcacacacacatagaaaCTCTGAGAAAACTACAAAAGCAACATCGTTTATTTCATTGTTTCAGTAGGTGGTGTCACAATGAAACCAATGAACGCTGCTGATTCAGGAAGGGAGATGACAGTTAATGATATACGTAAACAAGGCTGCAAGTCCAAAACTTTTCAAGCTGCCTACACTGTAATTGATATTTATTGTGTGTCTCATTCTTTTCAGACTTATGGCATCTAAGATGAGCTACCAAACATGAACTCTTCCAGTGCGCAGAGCAACTTGAATCCTGATATCTACTTCACCTATCTAACTTAACTTCATCACAACTGAACATCTGTAACTTTTTGATACCATCTGAAGAGAGTTTGAAACGTCTCAGCTGTCAGATCAGACTGGTGATCTGTTCAGAGTGTACCTCACTTCTCACCCAATAGCTACAGCTAATTAAAGAGTGGATATTTTAAGATTTGAGGACCTCATGTGCTTTACACTTAGCAATGCAAATGTAGGATTGATGATTTAGCTGTTAGTGGGACTCCAAAtgtaaagtctatcctctgagaCTAACATAAGAAATTGAGACGTTAAGTTCAGTAAACTTAATAAAGGTTACATTTTTAGGAAACTGGTTTCCTATTGTGTATGTGCAATATCATTTTCACACGATGATTCATCTTGCTAGGCTCCaagctatcaaaacaacaaatattcaGACCAATCACTGTCTGATACTGGCACTTAGACATTACAAtatggtcattttgcagacgcttttaaccaaagcgacttacaataaatgcgttcaacatcggtaggcaaaagaacttcaggtcacaagaaatcataagtgcatttccttccaaaaccaaacagctaagagcaaaactagtgctagagtaagtgcaataagtcaggtacctagacagatgggaagactatttagaaaacaaagacaatttaggattcaatataaacacaagaaacttgtgctaaagaaaataaaaaattaaaataaaataaaggaatcattgggtcatcaggtgggaacctccttccatcagtgtttcgtctagttgggcccacgacacctccaggaggctagacaatgaccactggcgtcccagagtcacccccctaatgccagccaacactgcccctcacaccacaaccaccataatctacctcagcctctcaccaactacacaccagtcacagtggggtggggatgcaaaccctggttcgggtaggggaagaattaaaagaggtaagaaaagcaggaatgggattcaaaccctggttcgggtagggggtaatgaaaatatagagggtgccagtggtggaggaaacaataagtgcgtaaggaactaggacggagcaggtgatgtcctaagagggcggatcagggtggtgtttcctgaagagatgggttttcagcctgcggcgaaagatgggcagcaactcagctgtcctgacatcagtcgggagatcgttccaccatcggggtgccagaacagagaaaagccgtgaccgtgtcgatcgtgcacagggacccctgagtgacggggcagccaggcgcctggaggccgcagagcgaagtggtcggacGGGGGTGTAgggcctggaggtatgaaggagcttttccttccactgccctgtaggctagcaccagagtcttaaactggatgcgagcagctacagggagccagtgtagagagcggagaaggggagtggtgtgggagaacttggagaggttgaacaccagacgagcagcagctttctgaaccagctccagaggtctgatggcaaaAAGGCACATCCTTTTTAGGATGTGTTTGGTGTTTTTTGGCTtgtaaatgatgctgctgataaaAGCTCATCTTCCTGCAGGCCTACAAAtaactttgctgttttttttgctctgttttggtgttactgtgttgttgtcatTTCCATGTTGTGTTGAGTTTATCTTGGCTTGTCTATTTAGTTTCATGACCATATTCCTGTTTTATATCCACAGTCTGTTCCTTGAATTGTCTCTGGGTCAGGTTTAATAATAGTTTTTTTTGGGGTTAGGAAGGTTCCTTCTGGAGTGAAATGACCTGGAGGTATTTAAATAGCAGGCATGATAAAAGCTGTTTGAATTCTCTAAATACTAAGGAAATGATCTTCAGTGCTTCCTTTCGTATCTCCTTTAGCATAGGAAACACTAAACCCCCCTTTTTGAGAGGAAAGCCGGATCAGTCCGGCCCACATTTCCTTGCTATTGCAACATTCAAAACGATATTCAGTTATATTTATACAGTCATACCAACTGGGATTTGTGTAGATAAATATGAGGACAGGAGGGTGAGTGTAGAACAACCTGTGACAACAATGTATTTCACTTTTCTGCCCTTTTTTTCATACCATAATTATATGCCTTGATGATAAAGTCTTATTTTGCTAACATGATCATGCCTCTGTATAACAACCTGATAATATTCCATTAAATAAGTATCTCAAACACTTTTTGGATTAATTCGTTGAACAAATGTAGTTTTGCTGTGGCCGACACACATCACAGTTCAGTGCAAGCATGGTCAGAATCTCATCGTAGCACAGTCATCTTTTACTAAGATTTTAAGAATTTCTTTTCTCGTAACATTTTCCAATGAGGTCAAGGAAAAAGATCATTCTTTTATTAGTCTTCCTGCACACCAGGACTCTACTGTCCAGTTACCTCACCTGCCCTTTGTTTGTCATCGGCTTCCTCTGCATAGATACTTagaggttttctttgttcagaGCCAGATCCTCTTCGTTGCTCCCTGATAATAGTGAGGCTTGTGTTTTAACCTCTGCTTAGTTTGTTCGTTTAGATTTTTGTTCCTTGGACCTCCTGCTGTGGCAGTGTCTTTGGTTTGCTTCAATAAAGTTTTGGTTCATCGTCGTGAAATTATATTTCACTGTTTACATAATGCATTTTTATCTTATTGCCAAATGTTACTGAACACTCTGATATCCCCcttttatgtatatttttccCGTAAGATGTCTGAAAATCGTCATGGTTAGTGCGCTAAAGGCAGGATGTCTTGTAATGTAATGCAGCTGAGTGATAATTACAGGTCACCACCAGAATGAAAGCAATAACAAATTGAAACATTTGCATGATTATGATAACAACTTGCAGACTTATAAATTCTCTATTTGCAACATGCACCACAAAGGCCCAAAGGTTCCACTATCAGATTAAAACCACGCTggaattttgtaaaaatctcATACCATAAAATGTGTAATAGATATGAATTGTTTTTATTCTCCTATAGCAGTATTGTTTTTACCCCTGGACCAGCTATTGACTCACATTCTGTAGAGAATATTCTGGATAAACGTGTAGCATAAAAGCACAATACGTCAACCTATAGCAAAATGAAAAACTAAAGTAAATGCTGTGCTTTCTCTTTCATGAGATCATTGAGTTTTCCAACAGCTCTGATTTATGTTGTACTGTAACGTTAGTATCACTACAACTGAACCTTTAGTCTGCAGATATGAGGTCTGACTTTCAATAATCCCATTTTCCTGCCTGTGACGTAATTGGACACTCATAGATGGCTAATAAATGCAAGTGGAGGTTAaaatggctgtataatgtgtaccTTAATATTGAGGTTTTTCCTGGTATCTATATTGAATTTATATAATTTGAGTTTATGCCAATACCAAAGGTTTAAATTATTAATGATTTTCCCTTTAGACTGTATTCTCCTCTGTCTGTCTGATGAGTCAAACTGCCATTCACGCCCCATCTCATTCTTTGAGAAGTGAGCCAGTCAGCTGAGCCAAAACTGCTCAGCTGACTGTGTAACTAagcaacagcaaacaaacataAGCCTGCAGCTCGGCCTGGACAGTTGAAGCTAAAGAAACTCAATCAATTAAATTTTCAGTCTAAACTTGCTTCGATCAGCTGATTTGTagtttttctttcaactgaACTATCAGAAAAAATGAGTTCCGAAGTTATAGTGTCACGGCCGCACTACGACAGCAGAGCTGTAGCTCAAGGAGTCCAAAAGGAAGGTCCACCTGTGGAGCCAGACATCCCTCAGCTGTCCTCAGGCTCAGCCACCGCAGGGTACCGCTCAGCAAAATACATGCCAGCTGAATGGTTCTCCAACTACCAAACCATACTAGAACAGGCTGGTACCGACCATCACGAATCTGAGAGCATCCAGCGACAGTCCAGAACTTTGAACCAGGACACAGAAGCAGCCACTTTCAAGACCCAGACCAAGGGAACTTGTCTTCTGGGAGAGAGACTACAAGAGATCCACTACTGGAAGTCAGAGCTGCAGCGGCACATTGAGCAGCTGCAGGCCGACACAGAGTCACTGCTGGCCTTAAAGACGCGGCTGGAGAGGGCGCTGGATGCCACTGAGACTCCTTATGCCATCGCCACTGATAATCTGAACTGCAGGGCGAGAAGACTGGGACCAGACCTTGTCAGAGACACCGTGGAAGAGGAGCTGCTGAAGGTGAAACACTGGATGTAATCAGTAAATTAACTGCTAGTGAAAATAGTCATTGATTGTAGCCCTGTGAAACACTGACTaatttttccatccatccattccatCTATTTTTTATACctacttaatccaactcagggtcacggCTGTCGTTGGGCAAAAAGCAGGGTAGGCTACACCCTGGAGAAGTTGGCAgaccatcacagagacaaacaatcatgcacgctcacacttactcccagggtcaatttagagacaaaaattaacctaaaatgcatgttttttgggcagtgggaggaagccagagtacccagagagaagccacatacacagggagaacatgcaaactccacacagaaagaccccagctgggatttgaaccaggaaccattttgctgtgaggcgacagtgctaaccaccacaccaccatgtaGCGCCTGACTCATTTTTGCTCTAATAACAATAGTTTCAGGATCAGGTATCTAACAGTAACACAATCTCAGCAGACCACCCATACTGTAAGCCTGTCTGTTTGCAGGAGGTGGACTTGATCAGGAGTGTCCAGGCTCTTCTGAAGAGAACTACAGCTCAGGTTGTCAGTCAAATCAAGTGAGTACAAAACTTTGCTTATTGGCTTGTTCGTGAATGGTGTTCATTACAATAATGTCAAAGCTCTGTGGAGAACTGCATCATCCTCCATTTATGTGTGTCAGGATGAACAGAGAGGCCAAGCAGACACTGGAGTTGGACTGGTCTGATAAGTACCAGGCCTACAGCTTTGATGACCACGGTGGTAGGCACTGTAACACAAGTCCAGATACACAGCAGCACCCCAGCTCAGCCGCCATGCAGGAGCAGTAAGTCTGAGTGTATGGAAGCATCAAATGAAGGAGAGACTCTGCTGGTAATCTTTGTACTTAACCTTACTATGTACTGTGCCTTCTGTTCTGCTGCAGTGTGTGTAACCCCTCATCATGGACCAAATATACACAGGACAACCTGTCCAAGGCCATGCAGGAGGAACAAGCCACAAACAGCCTCAGGTCAGAGAACATGCCGGTTCAGATTGTTTTTAAGCTGTAATAAAGTCTGAAAACGACTTTTGTAAATCTTGTTTGTGTGTCAGGGTGCTGGTGGAGCGAATGCTGCAGGACACCACTGAAGATCTGAGAGTACAGTGCTCCAGTGTGGATCAAGCCTTCAGCCAGCGCTGTGTGGAGCTTAGTGaggccaaaactcagctggacaTGAAGCTCACTCAGGTAGGCaagctggcaaaaaaaaagaaagaggtcGAAAGATGATTGATGATTGTTTGTATTACTGTGTGTGAAGATTTTGGAACAAATCGGAGCCCAGGAGAGGAACATCGTTGCTCTACAGCAGGCCATCCACAACAAAGAGGCTCCACTGCGAGTAGCTCAGTCCAGACTTTACCTTCGCTCCCTCAGACCCAACATGGAGCTCTGCAGGGATCAACCCCAGCTTAGGTAtgcataaacaaaacacaaaaacctcTATATCCTGTTTCTCTTTTATTATGTGATCATCTGTGACTTGTCTTGGCAGTTTGGAAGGAGAGGTGAGACAAATTGATGCCTTCCTGGCGTCACTGAACCAGAAGCTGAGCAAAGCCAGAAGCtccctgtcccacctggaggaGTCACAGATGGTACTTAAGAAGGACATAAAGTGTAAAAGCCAT is a genomic window of Odontesthes bonariensis isolate fOdoBon6 chromosome 4, fOdoBon6.hap1, whole genome shotgun sequence containing:
- the LOC142378721 gene encoding CMRF35-like molecule 3 codes for the protein MWSFQNLLSILCTLLSCVTSAAGVIHVFGYEGRDVQVSCSYESGYEDYEKYLCKNNCGNSDVLLTTSERNKTKYSIYDDKKTRIFTTTISDLRSIDAGKYWCGVTKTGKDFYTEVQLETTKDSCCEDVIKL
- the tekt4 gene encoding tektin-4 is translated as MSSEVIVSRPHYDSRAVAQGVQKEGPPVEPDIPQLSSGSATAGYRSAKYMPAEWFSNYQTILEQAGTDHHESESIQRQSRTLNQDTEAATFKTQTKGTCLLGERLQEIHYWKSELQRHIEQLQADTESLLALKTRLERALDATETPYAIATDNLNCRARRLGPDLVRDTVEEELLKEVDLIRSVQALLKRTTAQVVSQIKMNREAKQTLELDWSDKYQAYSFDDHGGRHCNTSPDTQQHPSSAAMQEHVCNPSSWTKYTQDNLSKAMQEEQATNSLRVLVERMLQDTTEDLRVQCSSVDQAFSQRCVELSEAKTQLDMKLTQILEQIGAQERNIVALQQAIHNKEAPLRVAQSRLYLRSLRPNMELCRDQPQLSLEGEVRQIDAFLASLNQKLSKARSSLSHLEESQMVLKKDIKCKSHSLFIDRDKCMTHRKRYPTVSALSGF